The genomic window GATTTCCATGACCCGGCCCAGATACATCACAATCACCCGGTCACAGATATGTTCCACCACGCCCAGATCATGGGCGATGAACAGCATTGTCAGGTCCAGATCGGTTTTGAGATTTTCCAGAAGGTTGATCACCTGCGCCTGGATCGACACGTCAAGGGCTGAAACCGGCTCGTCCGCGACGATGAATTGCGGTTCCACCGCCAGGGCCCGCGCAATGCCGATCCGCTGTCGCTGACCGCCGGAAAATTCATGCGGGAACCGGTCCAGATGGTCGCGGGACAGGCCGACCTTTTCCAAGATGGCAACCGCGCGGTCCTCATGATCCGAGGGCGTGCCGATCCGGTGCAGTTTCAGGGGATGGGTCAGAACCTCGCGCACCTTTTCGCGGGGGTTCAGGCTGGCATAGGGGTCCTGAAAGATGATCTGCATGCGTTTGCGATAGCGGCGCATATCGGCGGCGTTCAGCGCCATCACATCGGCCCCGCCAAAGCGCACCCTGCCGCCCGTGGCCCGTTCCAGCCGCAGGATCGTGCGGCCCACGGTGGTCTTGCCCGACCCGCTTTCGCCGACCAGCCCCACCACCTCGCCCGCATTGATATGGAACGAGATGTCATCCACCGCCTTCACGTTATTGACCACGCGCTGCAACACGCCGCCATGGATCGGGAAATGCTTGCGCAGCCGGTCAACCTGAAGCAGCGGGGCGGTCATGACGCGTCCTTCCGGTTGAGCATCAGGTCGCGCCAGCGGGCGCAGCGCACCAGATGATCCTCTGCGGCGCGGTCCAGCGGGATATCCCCGGTTGTACATATATCGGTTGCAAAACCGCATCGCGGGCCAAAGCGGCAGCCTTGTGACAGATCGGCCAGCGCGGGCACCGTTCCCGGGATCGCCTCAAGCCGCGTCTTGT from Rhodophyticola sp. CCM32 includes these protein-coding regions:
- a CDS encoding ABC transporter ATP-binding protein, translated to MTAPLLQVDRLRKHFPIHGGVLQRVVNNVKAVDDISFHINAGEVVGLVGESGSGKTTVGRTILRLERATGGRVRFGGADVMALNAADMRRYRKRMQIIFQDPYASLNPREKVREVLTHPLKLHRIGTPSDHEDRAVAILEKVGLSRDHLDRFPHEFSGGQRQRIGIARALAVEPQFIVADEPVSALDVSIQAQVINLLENLKTDLDLTMLFIAHDLGVVEHICDRVIVMYLGRVMEIAPAADLYARPNHPYTRALLSAVPIPEPGKRRKRVVLKGDIPSPINPPSGCVFRTRCPMATEDCARIVPELKPVGNDGHVSACIHTT